The following proteins are encoded in a genomic region of Triticum dicoccoides isolate Atlit2015 ecotype Zavitan chromosome 1B, WEW_v2.0, whole genome shotgun sequence:
- the LOC119316720 gene encoding probable E3 ubiquitin-protein ligase RHC2A, which produces MDSSPAASASYWCYSCDRFVRAAASPEGGGDVACPDCGGGFLEEMRRTPPAPAYLRRPRAHHANDLRLRRSRRAAAAASASGGGGGGDRAPFNPVIVLRRSALGAAAGDDNGDDEGQLAAASSFELFYDDGAGSGLRPLPESMSDFLMGSGFERLLGQLAQIEAGGLTRARETPPASKAAVESMPTVAIAASHVAADCHCAVCKEPFELGAEAREMPCAHIYHEDCILPWLQLRNSCPVCRHEMPTDSAAAARSQATSAGAEEETTVGLTIWRLPGGGFAVGRFAGGRRPEERELPVVYTEMDGGFNHGGAPRRISWGSRQSRSTERSAIRRVFRNVFACFGRGHSASSHASSSQMRPEEMTEASDHSAAFSHGSRSRSMSWRLEDGHAADTMVQR; this is translated from the coding sequence atggattcgtctccggccgcgTCCGCGTCCTACTGGTGCTACAGCTGCGACCGCTTCGTGCGCGCCGCGGCGTCgccggagggcggcggcgacgtcgCCTGCCCGGACTGCGGCGGCGGGTTCCTCGAGGAGATGCGCCGGACCCCGCCGGCCCCGGCCTACCTCCGCCGCCCGCGCGCGCACCACGCCAACGACCTCCGCCTCCGCCGCAGCCGCCGTgccgccgcggccgcctccgcctctggaggaggtggcggGGGCGACCGCGCGCCGTTCAACCCGGTCATCGTGCTCCGGCGCTCGGCGCTCGGGGCCGCAGCGGGGGACGACAACGGCGACGACGAGGGCCAGCTGGCCGCGGCCAGCAGCTTCGAGCTCTTCTACGACGACGGGGCGGGCTCGGGCCTGCGCCCGCTGCCGGAGAGCATGTCGGACTTCCTCATGGGGTCCGGCTTCGAGCGGCTCCTCGGCCAGCTCGCGCAGATCGAGGCCGGCGGGCTCACCCGGGCCCGCGAGACCCCGCCGGCGTCCAAGGCGGCCGTCGAGTCCATGCCCACCGTCGCCATCGCGGCCTCTCACGTCGCCGCCGACTGCCACTGCGCCGTCTGCAAGGAGCCCTTCGAGCTGGGCGCCGAGGCCAGGGAGATGCCCTGCGCCCACATCTACCACGAGGACTGCATCCTCCCCTGGCTGCAGCTCCGCAACTCGTGCCCCGTGTGCCGCCACGAGATGCCCACCGACAGTGCCGCCGCCGCGCGGTCGCAGGCCACCAGCGCCGGGGCCGAGGAGGAGACCACCGTTGGCCTCACCATCTGGAGGCTGCCGGGAGGCGGGTTCGCCGTTGGGAGGTTCGCCGGCGGGAGGAGGCCCGAGGAGAGGGAGCTCCCGGTCGTCTACACGGAGATGGACGGCGGTTTCAACCACGGCGGCGCGCCGAGGAGGATCTCGTGGGGGTCGAGGCAGAGCCGGTCGACGGAGAGGAGCGCCATTCGACGCGTCTTCCGCAATGTGTTTGCCTGCTTCGGCCGCGGCCATTCGGCGAGCTCCCACGCTTCGTCCTCGCAAATGAGGCCCGAGGAGATGACCGAGGCGTCGGATCACTCCGCGGCGTTCAGCCACGGCTCGAGAAGCCGGAGCATGAGCTGGAGGCTCGAAGACGGCCACGCCGCCGACACGATGGTGCAGAGATAG